The following are encoded in a window of Dictyostelium discoideum AX4 chromosome 6 chromosome, whole genome shotgun sequence genomic DNA:
- the empB gene encoding hypothetical protein (emp24/gp25L/p24 family protein), with the protein MNKTNQLINICILVTLFLIGSSSALTLQVEPKSQECFYNFIESGKTSLLLYQVIRGGLLDINVKLTDPKGNTIFERLHFDTQMKGKQSFTAGESGAYKVCFNNEMSRFTAKVVTFTWASEEEGVKEVAKGDSITPMDQSVQKIERVLQSVIHEQKKLRYREQANRDTSESTNARVVWWTIAEVIVLVVMGVGQIWYLRKWFDNKSTGRV; encoded by the exons atgaataaaactaatcaattaattaatatttgtattttggtcacattatttttaattggaagTTCATCAGCATTAACATTACAAGTTGAACCAAAATCACAAGaatgtttttataatttcatagAGTCTGGAAAGACTTCTTTACTCCTCTATCAAGTTATTAGAGGTGGCTTATTAGATATTAATGTTAAg CTCACAGATCCAAAAGGAAATACAATTTTTGAACGTCTTCATTTTGATACACAAATGAAAGGTAAACAAAGTTTTACCGCTGGTGAATCAGGTGCATACAAAGTTTGTTTCAATAATGAAATGTCAAGATTTACCGCCAAAGTTGTCACATTTACATGGGCTTCTGAAGAAGAAGGTGTCAAAGAAGTTGCCAAAGGTG atTCAATCACTCCAATGGATCAATCAGTTCAAAAGATTGAAAGAGTTCTTCAATCAGTTATTCATgaacaaaagaaattaagATATAGAGAACAAGCAAACAGAGATACCTCTGAAAGTACTAATGCACGTGTTGTATGGTGGACAATCGCTGAGGTTATTGTATTAGTTGTAATGGGTGTTGGTCAAATTTGGTATTTAAGAAAATGgtttgataataaatcaacagGAAgagtttaa